A single Hippocampus zosterae strain Florida chromosome 17, ASM2543408v3, whole genome shotgun sequence DNA region contains:
- the wizb gene encoding protein Wiz isoform X3, translated as MEPEGQPQTPGTSDVPPPLNSAQNPVTPAFLNCTLQQSSRSSDVSDAPTSTEGSQGHDGDAPPEQTERSEHSADPAQRRFGSSAFSSSLSWDEKETRDEEERRHFSNPQGLAAHSPGSPSSGARVDGEDDKKAEKLQHSEQESGLCVSGELREENQESTRTEEPNTSQLGPTELGGEVLLGRIKPKDACQMGDEEEGNDVKDLERDVHVFVGDSDPDATRFQNCRQKRVPLGPFSATLQHTSPEAATRAGGSPRRSIHAKLAAPPSQSGGSYHIDDSGKGSAEEPIVIGDGEGKGDERKDCRLERGGADIFTCVECSIYFNKRVHLKEHVIEHRQTSQEGSQHFECTECGWDLPDSGGLAEHQKRHQESRAKILAEIEKLNENEKAKERAQSEAMTQNTSPGPVPGEVSDTRPPQSNAAQSPAGSLGAAFQPRTVLYRRRFVCTHCNFSTRTSQALANHTKTHMRKPLLFKSSSSSPDPPSCSSQAGTKRQRKRARSGPDSIRDGAPGESRWSYEPVSNSILDSDSIAVAPPSSCQTKGRQGISASENVAATRLVLGCHKNRRFGRRARTNEDEFPGCEGDRHESPEIHPEEVVAKGRTRAPSEPDESPEQRSAAVSPEMRTSLKEKDEPEGETDTRAFVLRRSNRITAPPVEIESDDNDEGWRRFLSGDISEDAEDDIDELSGSLRSVERKCPYCPDRFHNGIGLANHVRGHLNRVGVSYDVRHFISPAEVNAIEKRFSYQKKKKKVANFDPSTFSVMHCEFCSAGFDTRAGLSSHARAHLRDFGITNWDVTVSPIHILRKLFSSRPDLVIPTAPPRSPVSVQEEDDEEEEEEEEEEDDEDDEDGVIEVKLEGEMSETKMDALSPVSFSSGPAGPLKAEDAVKEGDGEAEEEVEPEHLAVGSSPKKTRLRNVDQDCLSAGEDECTKVADFKCELCGAQFESRRQMSDHASSHLQASIDLFCQTAKERHPDGQISSREPEPHSAKSSSLLDSETPEDKGHEEGEDSDRDAMPLSVLPEAAQATPSASRSALAPSPASSPTSVVRKAPISSLLPASSPLRFAEHKTGVAKGLTPNLLTSAAISPSKPIWAPHENDAPLNLALEVEPSKDIVCQLCGAWFETRKGLSSHARAHLRHFGVEYSESKGSPIALLNQLMDSEDFKHKAGELQPDGESRQSVPGTLSPPKKATLPSSSPSVLYKVFRLGGGDIVSLPHSEPAKEIGCEFCGEYFENRKGLSSHARSHLRQMGITEWSVNGSPIDTLREIISRRGLPCARPFKSGKTPPPSSPGSPASPLSTRSSPSTVLSRHPFASPPPPHASKSNSAPLMSSSGLILKLKPEPVQLEVTTPEAGGLSADSLRCGWRGVPPDGAFPLNLATSREAEPTRDIRCEFCGEYFENRKGLSSHARSHLRQMGITEWTVNGSPIDTLRVFMHKRGLSASSRSEGETKEGVKSPSWANATKTSGGLFISGYQSAKLYPPPLSAPSSGSRLSKQGPFDTPGLPKIVRISPLGKQPEESESPDPSRAASHLRQTFSPLPRDFPLKKKPSPDKYARKDPSCELCGFYFENRKALASHARAHLRQFGVTEWCVNGSPIETLSAWIRSRPQKVLEMHRSYMQSNRPASKRKSSSPLPASTDSDHSPPFSHKASSSSSSSSSQWSSALAVNLVRPLSRELVPGPHKAREDQAGPDLRASHVRPPSGGPRPSQLVGSLPLQAQVARSELNVRLPRGFERRPPKHPSCIEGTERDSGPAKPPRTSTVPALVPKPPAYPLVKLAGKFYTLKCRFCEVEFHGPLSVQEDWIRHLQQHILKMNYSRPVEAKADGVQVATDTPTAVRQASAPGTSSTTSLTSLAVTRSVAADGRSPEPPAELVKISEESLRPAPVVALPAQVV; from the exons ATGGAGCCGGAAGGGCAACCCCAGACCCCAGGGACCAGCGATGTGCCCCCACCTTTGAACTCCGCACAAAATCCAGTCACCCCGGCCTTCCTTAACTGCACCTTACAGCAG TCTTCACGTTCTTCCGACGTGAGCGACGCCCCGACGTCGACTGAAGGCTCACAAGGTCACGATGGGGATGCGCCTCCCGAGCAGACCGAGCGCTCTGAGCACAGCGCAGACCCAGCACAGAGGAGATTCGGGTCCTCGGCCTTTTCCTCCTCCCTGAGCTGGGACGAGAAAGAAACCCGAGATG AGGAGGAGCGGCGGCATTTTTCTAACCCTCAAGGTCTGGCTGCTCACAGCCCAGGATCTCCTTCCTCTGGAGCCAG AGTTGATGGCGAGGACGacaaaaaagcagaaaaattGCAGCACTCGGAGCAAGAGTCTGGTCTGTGCGTCTCTGGGGAGTTGCGCGAGGAAAATCAAGAAAGCACAAGAACAGAAGAACCAAATACATCTCAGCTCGGCCCAACGGAAT TAGGAGGTGAGGTCCTCCTCGGTAGAATCAAACCAAAGGATGCTTGCCAAATGGGGGATGAGGAAGAGGGAAACGACGTCAAGGATCTTGAGAGGGATGTACACGTCTTCGTGGGAGACTCTGACCCTGACGCTACTCGCTTCCAGAACTGCAGGCAGAAGAGAGTCCCGCTCGGGCCCTTCAGCGCCACCTTACAGCACACATCCCCCGAGGCCGCCACGCGAGCGGGCGGGAGTCCCCGACGATCGATACATGCCAAATTGGCGGCACCTCCGAGTCAAAGTGGAGGATCGTACCATATCGATGATTCGGGGAAGGGGTCGGCGGAAGAGCCAATCGTGATCGGAGACGGCGAAGGAAAAGGAGACGAGCGCAAAGACTGCCGTTTGGAGCGCGGCGGCGCAGATATTTTCACCTGCGTGGAATGTAGCATATACTTCAACAAGCGGGTCCACCTGAAGGAGCACGTGATTGAGCACCGGCAAACGAGTCAAGAAGGCTCCCAACATTTTGAGTGTACCGAGTGCGGATGGGACCTCCCCGATTCTGGCGGGTTAGCCGAGCATCAGAAAAGGCACCAGGAGTCGCGTGCCAAGATCCTGGCGGAAATCGAGAAACTGAATGAAAACGAGAAGGCAAAAGAAAGAGCGCAGTCTGAGGCCATGACGCAAAATACGAGTCCGGGTCCGGTTCCCGGCGAGGTGTCGGACACCCGTCCTCCTCAATCAAACGCAGCTCAAAGTCCTGCGGGTTCTTTAGGAGCCGCGTTCCAGCCCCGGACTGTTTTGTACCGCCGCCGCTTTGTTTGCACCCATTGTAACTTCAGCACAAGAACCTCCCAGGCGCTGGCCAATCACACCAAGACCCACATGAGAAAACCGTTACTTTTCAAGTCCAGCTCCTCTTCCCCCGACCCCCCATCGTGTTCATCTCAAGCCGGAACAAAGAGACAGCGGAAACGGGCCCGCTCCGGACCGGATTCCATTCGCGACGGAGCGCCGGGGGAATCTCGTTGGTCTTATGAGCCCGTTTCAAACTCCATATTGGACTCCGACTCCATCGCTGTAGCCCCGCCCAGCTCGTGTCAAACCAAAGGCCGCCAGGGAATTAGCGCCTCCGAGAATGTTGCGGCCACCCGGCTGGTCCTCGGATGTCATAAGAACAGGAGGTTCGGTCGGAGAGCCAGGACAAATGAAGACGAGTTTCCCGGCTGTGAGGGAGACCGGCATGAGAGCCCCGAGATCCACCCTGAGGAGGTTGTGGCGAAAGGACGCACGAGAGCGCCATCTGAGCCAG ATGAGTCTCCGGAGCAGCGAAGCGCCGCCGTGTCTCCCGAGATGAGGACTAGTTTGAAGGAGAAGGATGAGCCGGAAGGGGAGACTGACACAAGGGCTTTTGTTTTAAGGAGAAGCAACAGGATTACAGCGCCCCCTGTCGAAATTGAGAGCGACGACAATGACGAAGGCTGGCGACGTTTCCTGTCCGGGGACATCTCTGAAGATGCGGAAGATGACATCGATGAGCTCTCGGGCTCTCTGAGGAGCGTGGAGAGGAAATGCCCCTACTGCCCCGATCGATTCCATAACGGCATCGGCCTGGCCAATCACGTGAGGGGTCACCTGAACCGGGTGGGGGTCAGCTACGACGTGCGCCACTTCATATCCCCGGCGGAGGTCAATGCTATCGAGAAGCGCTTTTCCtatcagaagaaaaagaaaaaag TGGCTAATTTTGATCCATCCACGTTCAGCGTGATGCACTGCGAGTTCTGCAGCGCCGGCTTTGACACCCGCGCCGGCCTGTCGAGCCACGCCCGGGCGCACCTGCGAGACTTTGGCATCACCAACTGGGATGTTACCGTCTCGCCGATCCACATCTTGCGAAAATTGTTCTCCAGCAGACCGGACCTCGTCATCCCCACAGCTCCCCCGCGCAGCCCCGTCTCTGTTCAAGAAgaggatgatgaagaagaagaagaagaagaagaagaagaagatgatgagGACGACGAGGATGGGGTCATTGAGGTCAAGCTGGAGGGTGAGATGAGCGAGACGAAGATGGATGCCCTTTCTCCTGTTTCTTTCTCGTCTGGACCTGCTGGACCTTTGAAAGCGGAGGATGCTGTCAAAGAAG GTGACGGAGAGGCCGAAGAAGAAGTTGAGCCTGAGCACTTGGCTGTCGGCTCCAGCCCGAAGAAAACACGCCTGCGCAACGTGGACCAGGATTGCCTCTCAGCAGGCGAAGATGAATGCACCAAAG TTGCTGACTTCAAGTGTGAATTGTGCGGCGCTCAATTTGAGAGCAGGCGGCAGATGTCCGACCACGCCAGCTCTCACTTGCAGGCATCCATCGACCTGTTCTGTCAAACCGCCAAGGAGCGTCACCCGGACGGCCAAATAAGCTCCCGTGAGCCCGAGCCTCACTCGGCCAAGAGTTCCTCTCTGCTCGACTCGGAGACCCCCGAGGACAAAGGTCACGAGGAAGGCGAAGACTCGGACCGCGACGCCATGCCACTTTCCGTTTTGCCCGAAGCAGCGCAAGCGACGCCATCCGCTTCCCGTTCGGCGCTCGCGCCTTCTCCCGCGAGCTCTCCGACTTCGGTGGTGAGGAAAGCGCCGATTTCCTCTTTGCTGCCGGCGTCTTCGCCCTTGCGCTTCGCCGAGCACAAGACCGGGGTCGCGAAAGGCTTGACCCCTAACCTCTTGACCTCTGCCGCCATCTCACCATCCAAACCCATCTGGGCCCCGCATGAAAACGACGCTCCTCTCAACCTCG CCCTGGAAGTGGAGCCTAGCAAGGACATCGTTTGCCAGCTGTGCGGTGCCTGGTTTGAGACTCGCAAAGGCTTGTCCAGCCACGCCAGGGCTCACTTGCGCCACTTCGGCGTGGAGTACTCGGAATCCAAAGGCTCGCCCATCGCCCTCCTCAATCAGCTGATGGACTCGGAGGACTTCAAGCACAAAGCCGGCGAATTGCAGCCGGACGGGGAATCCCGGCAAAGCGTTCCCGGCACGCTTTCCCCCCCAAAGAAGGCCACGCTGCCTTCCTCCTCTCCATCCGTACTGTATAAG GTCTTCCGCCTGGGCGGCGGCGACATCGTGAGCCTCCCACACa GTGAGCCCGCAAAGGAAATAGGCTGCGAATTCTGCGGGGAATATTTTGAGAACCGTAAAGGGCTGTCCAGCCACGCCCGCTCCCACTTGCGGCAAATGGGCATTACCGAGTGGTCGGTCAACGGGTCGCCCATCGACACGCTGAGGGAAATCATCTCCAGACGGGGCTTGCCTTGCGCACGTCCTTTCAAGTCTGGCAAAACCCCGCCTCCGTCTTCTCCCGGGTCCCCCGCTTCCCCGCTCTCGACCCGCTCCTCACCGTCCACCGTCCTTAGCCGACACCCCTtcgcctcgccgccgccgccgcacgcTTCCAAATCGAATTCGGCTCCACTGATGTCCTCGAGCGGGCTGATTCTCAAGCTGAAGCCTGAACCCGTGCAGCTGGAGGTCACGACCCCGGAAGCCGGCGGCCTTTCCGCCGATTCGCTCCGCTGCGGCTGGCGCGGCGTCCCCCCCGACGGTGCGTTCCCTCTCAACCTGG CTACGTCTCGAGAGGCGGAGCCGACAAGAGATATTCGCTGCGAATTCTGCGGCGAGTATTTTGAGAACCGAAAAGGCCTCTCCAGCCACGCCCGATCGCACCTGCGCCAAATGGGCATTACCGAGTGGACGGTCAACGGGTCGCCCATCGACACCCTGAGGGTCTTTATGCACAAGAGGGGCTTAAGCGCCTCCTCTCGGTCCGAGGGGGAGACGAAGGAGGGGGTGAAAAGTCCCTCGTGGGCCAACGCAACCAAAACTTCAGGGGGGTTGTTTATATCCGGCTACCAGTCGGCCAAGCTCTATCCACCCCCCCTTAGTGCGCCTTCGTCGGGGTCCAGGCTTTCCAAGCAAGGCCCCTTCGACACCCCCGGCTTACCGAAGATCGTCAGGATCTCCCCGCTAGGAAAACAACCCGAAGAATCCGAGTCGCCGGACCCTTCCCGGGCGGCGTCGCATCTACGCCAGACGTTCTCGCCGCTGCCGCGCGACttccctttgaaaaaaaagccttccccCGACAAGTACGCCCGGAAGG ATCCGAGCTGCGAGCTGTGCGGCTTCTACTTTGAGAACCGCAAGGCGCTGGCCAGCCACGCGCGAGCCCACCTGCGGCAGTTTGGCGTGACCGAGTGGTGCGTCAACGGCTCCCCCATCGAGACGCTGAGCGCCTGGATTCGCAGCAGGCCGCAGAAGGTGTTGGAAATGCACCGGAGCTACATGCAGAGTAACCGCCCCGCCTCCAAGAGA AAGAGCAGCTCCCCGCTCCCCGCGTCCACGGATTCCGATCATAGCCCCCCCTTCTCGCATaaggcctcctcttcctcctcttcatcatcctccCAATGGTCTTCGGCTTTGGCGGTGAACCTGGTGCGCCCGCTGAGCCGCGAGCTGGTCCCGGGCCCCCACAAGGCTCGGGAAGACCAAGCGGGTCCCGACCTTCGGGCTTCTCACGTCAGGCCTCCCAGCGGCGGTCCCAGACCCTCGCAGCTTGTCGGTAGCCTTCCACTTCAAGCGCAGGTGGCTCGCAGCGAACTCAATGTTCGCCTACCCAGAG GTTTCGAACGTCGGCCGCCGAAGCACCCGTCTTGCATCGAGGGAACCGAGAGGGACAGCGGCCCGGCAAAGCCCCCGCGCACAAGCACAGTCCCCGCTTTAGTGCCAAAGCCACCCGCCTACCCCCTGGTCAAGCTGGCGGGCAAGTTCTACACCCTGAAGTGCCG attCTGCGAGGTGGAGTTTCACGGTCCGCTCTCGGTGCAAGAGGACTGGATCAGGCACCTCCAGCAACACATCCTCAAGATGAACTACAGCCGGCCCGTCGAAGCCAAAGCGGACGGCGTTCAGGTCGCGACGGACACGCCGACCGCCGTCCGGCAGGCTTCGGCCCCCGGCACCTCCTCAACCACCTCCCTCACCTCCCTCGCCGTGACTCGCTCCGTCGCCGCCGACGGCCGCTCGCCCGAGCCTCCGGCGGAACTCGTCAAAATCTCGGAGGAATCGCTCCGCCCGGCTCCCGTTGTTGCCCTGCCCGCCCAGGTGGTGTAA